CGTAGACCCGGGCCGCGTTCGGCCGGGTGGGATCGACCCCCTGGGGCGGCGGCCGGTCACTCGACATCCGCACCTCCCTCGACGTCCCGGTCAGCGTAACAAGCCGGCCGGGTCCCCGGTCGCGATACCGAAGGATATCGGCGAGGGGCCCGGCCGGGTGTCGACTTGTGGCACTTCACATTTCGGCGTCGCGGAAGCAACCGCTCAGTGCACGAAGGTGCCGAGGATCAGGATCACCACAATGGATACGCAGGACAGGATCGTCTCCATCGCGGACCACGATGCGAAGGTCTCCTTGACGTCCATGCCGAAGAATTCCTTCACCAGCCAGAAGCCCGCGTCGTTGACGTGCGAGAGGAACAGCGAGCCGGACCCGACCGCGAGCGCGACCAGCGCCGCGCTGGTGTGATTCGAGGTCAGCAGGATCGGCGCGATGATGCCGGAGGCCGTCACCGTGGCCACGGTCGCCGACCCGGTCGCCAGGCGGATGGCGACCGCGATCAGCCACGCGAGCAGCAGCAGCGACAGATGGGAGTGGTTCGCGGCCTTGCCGATCGAATCCGCGATGCCGGTGTCCACCAGCATCTGCTTGAATCCGCCGCCGGCGCCGATGATGAGCAGGATGCCCGCGATCGGGGCGAGCGCGGCGCCCATGATCTCGCCGGAACGGCTGCGGCCGAACCGGAATGCGATCATCGCCCAGATCACGCCGATGATCATCGCCGTGATCGGGTCGCCGATGAAGTCCATCACCCGGTGCACCTCGGCCTTGGGGTCGGTCACCACCAGGTCGATCACCGTCTTCACCAGCATGATGGCGACCGGCAACAGGATCACCGACAGCGTGGTGAGCACACTCGGCGCCGGCCGGCCGTCCTCGCGCTCGGCGGCGCTGTACTGGGTCGCGAGCTGTTCCGGCGGCGTCGGCTGCACCCGCCGAGAGATGAAGGATCCGTACACCGGCCCGGCGATGATCGCGGTCGGAATCGCGACGATGACGCCGAGCAGCAGGGTGGTGCCGAGATCCGCCTTCAGCGCGCTGATCGCGACCAGCGGACCCGGATGCGGCGGGATGAGGCCGTGCAGGATCGACAGCCCCGCCAGCGCCGGGATGCCGACCCGCAGGATCGAACCGCCGACCCGCCGCCACACCAGGTAGACGATCGGAATCATCAGCACCAGGCCGACCTCGAAGAACATCGGGATGCCGATGACCATCGCGGCCAGCACCATGGCCCACGGCGCCCGCCGCTCGCCGACCCGGTCGACGATCGCGCCGACGAGCCGGTCCGCGCCGCCGGAATCGACCAGCAACTTGCCGAGCATGGCGCCCAGCGCGACGATCACGCCGACGTTGCCGAGCACCCCGCCCACGCCGGTGGTGAGACTCTTGAGCAGTTTGTCGGCGGAGATGCCGCCGGCCACGCCCACGAACAGGGCGCCGATGAGCAGCGCCAGGAACGGGTGGATCTTGGCCGCGGCGGAGAGCAGGACGACGAGCGCGATGCCCGCGAGGGCGACGACGATCAGGCGGGTGTCGTGTCCGGTCCAGGACGAGGACTTGGCCGCCGCCTCGGCGACAGTGGTGAGCACGGGATTTCCTTCTTCGATGGTGCCGTCCGGGTGGGGCGGTCAGGCCTGCAGGGAGTTCGGGGCCGGGCGCTCGTCGCGCTCGTGGGCCGCGGCGACACGTTCGAGGTGTTCGGCGGCGATCAGTGCGTCGACGATGACCGTGGGCTCCTCGTCGATCGGGATCCGCACCGGATTCTCGTCGTCCGTCGGCGTCTCCAGATCGGTGAACTGACTCGCGAGCAGATCCGGCGGGAAGAAATGTCCGTGCCGCGCGGTGAGCCGGCGCGCGACAGTCTCGGGATCGGCGTCCAGATAGATCAACCGGACCTGCGGACGCCCGTCGCGCAACAGATCCCGATAGGACCGCTTGAGCGCCGAGCAGGTGACCACACCGGCGCGGCCCGCGGCGCTGGTCCGGTCGATCCACGCGCCGATGGCGGCCAGCCAGGGCCAGCGATCCTCGTCGGTGAGCGGATGCCCGGCGGCCATCTTCTCGACATTGGCGGGCGGATGGAAGCCGTCGGCCTCGGCGTATTCCCAGCCGAGCCGGCCCGCCAGCAGCGAGCCGATGGTGGTCTTACCACTGCCCGAAACGCCCATGACCAGGAGGATCGGCGGTGACGGCGGATGGCCTGGCATGGGTCTCCTTCGACCTCGAACGCCCTCGGACTTCGGAGCGCGACTCACTGTAACCGAATAAGTATGATTAATGAATAGAAATCGGACAATTAGTAATACCATTGCCGAATGGCTCGTCCGGGGGGCCGACGGCGATGATGGCTCGACAGAACGACGAGACGGAGGGTGGGCATGGCGGAGTTGGGCAGGGGCCGGGCGGGCGGGGTCGCCGACACCCTCGGCGGCGAGATCGCCGCGGAGGTGTTCCGTCCGGGCCAGGTCCTGCTCACCGATCAGCTCGCCGAACGATTCGCGGTGTCCCGCACGGTGATTCGCGAGGCGGTCCAGGTCCTCCAGGCCAAGCGGCTGTTGCGCAGCAGCCCGCGGATCGGCCTGACCGTCCGGCCGGTCGTGGAATGGCATCTGTTCGATCCCGACGTGATCCGCTGGCGGCTGGCCGGTCCGGCGCGCACGGCCCTGCTCGACGAACTGACCGAACTGCGCGGCGCGGTGGAACCGGCCGCGGCCGCCGCCGCGGCTCGTCGCATCGACCCCGACGCCCGCGCCGCCCTGCTCGCCGAATCGGCGCGGATGCGGGCCGCCGCGATGACCGGCGATCACGCGGCCTTCGTCGACTCCGACGTCCGATTCCACGGCCTGCTCCTGGAGATGTCCGGCAATCCACTGTTCGCCCAACTCGGCCCGGTGACCGGTGAACTGCTGCGCGGCCGCGCGGCCCTGCAACTACTGCCCGCGGTACCCGATCCGGCCGACGCCACACGGCACGACGCGGTCGCCGTCGCGATTGCGACCGGCGATCCCGACGCCGCGGAGGCCGCGATGCGCCTGGTGGTCCGGGAATCACTGGACGACATCCACCGCCGCCTCGGCACGACCCCCTGAGTCCCGCACGCCGATCCGGCAGCGGCGAACCATGTTCCCCGCGCGCCGATTCGGGGTTGTGACGGCCCGTGTACCGGACGCCGTTATAGTCCGATCCATGCCCGGGACATGGAGCGCTCTCGGAAAACAACTGGGAACCCTTGCCATCGACCAGGGTTCCCGCATGGTCGTCCGGCAGGCGCCGCGCCTGGTACGGCGCATGGCCCGCACCCCGATCTGGACATGGGCCCGCCCGGCACCGGCAACCCGTGACCGCCCCGCACTGCCCCGAACCCGGCCCACACCGGGCCACGCCACCGCGCCGGTCGCCCGTCACCGCACCACTCCCGTGGCCCCCGGCCGCTCCCGCACCCACGGCACCGTCGATATCCGCCCGCCGGCCTCGGCCCCGATCCCGAGCCGCGAACGGGCTCGCCGACTCGTCTACTGCCCGCACCTGGACGGCCCCGCCGACACCGGCGAGATCGTCTGGGCCTGGATCCCCGACCCCACCGACCCTGCAGGTGGCCGCGACCGCCCGGTCCTGCTCATCGGCCGCTCCGGCACCACCCTGCTCGGCCTGTCCCTGTCCGACGACCCGGTCTACGAACTGGATCCGGCCTGGATCGCGCTCGGTGCCGGCCCGTGGAGCCACGGCCGCTTCACCTGGGTCCGCCTGGACCTGGTCGCCGACATCCCGGAAGCAGGCATCCGCCGCGAGGGCGCAATCCTCCCCCGCCCCGCCTTCGACCTGGTCGCCTACCGCCTCTGCGCCGAATACCAGTGGTTCTGAACCACCGTCCGCTCAGTCGGCCCGATCCGGCACTGCGGCCGTATCCGAGGTCGTCCGATCAGGTCGCCATGTTGCGGGCGCGGCCGAACAGGAGGCTGTAGATCAGGGCGCCCAGCAGGCCGCCGAGCAGGGGGAACAGGATGAAGGCCCAGACCTGGCCCATGGCGCCGTCCTGATAGGGCGCGACCGCCAGGCTGCGAACCGGATTCACCGAGGTGCCGTCGATCGGGAGCGCGACCAGCGTGACCACCGCGTAGGCGGTGCCGATGGACAATCCCGCCAGCGGCACGTCCGAGAGCTGGTCGGTGGAGGCCAGGACGACGAACACCAGAACGGCGGTCAGGATGATCTCGACCGTGATGGTGGCGGCCAGGCCGTAGCCGTTGGTGGTGACGTTGCCCAGCGGCCCGTCGACCACCGATTTGGCCGGACTGTGCCCGCCCCAGCCGTTGGCGCCGAGCCCGTCGCGCGACCGGTCGTAGCTGGGCAGATTCTTCGCCACGGCGTAGATCACCGCACCGGAGAGGAAACCGCCGATCAACTGGGCCAGGACATAGAAGCCCGCGTCGGCGCGGTTGATCCGGCCGAGCAGCAGATGTCCGAGAGTGACCGCCGGATTCACATGGCAGCCGGAGATGGGCCCGATCGTGTACATCAGGAACAGCAGGGTGAACCCGAAGGCGACCGCCACGCCGAGCGAGCCGATCCGGTGCGACCCCTCCAGCACCCACGCCCCGACGCCGCCGAACACCAGCACGAACGTGCCGATTCCCTCGGCCAGCAATTTGCGCCGCAGCGGCACGGCATGCCGCTCGACGTCCTCCTCCACCACTTCCTGCGCGGTCGGAGACATATGAGCCACCCTCCTCGGTCAGACATGCTGTCAGGAGTTCAGGAATACGTTCATGATCGCTCGAGTCCGGACCCCGACGCTACGCGAGTGTGATGCCTACCACAACAGCATGCACGGTCCGGGCTGTCGGAGCCCGGCCGTAGGATCGTCGCCGTGACCGAACGCCCGGCTCCCGTCCATCTCGTCCTCGGTGAGGAAGAGCTGCTGATCGAACGCGCGATCGCGGCGATCGTCGCGCAGGCGCGAGCGGTCTCCCCCGACCCGGGGGCGTTACCCGTCGACCGGCTGCGCGCCGGCGATGCGAGCACCGCCGAGCTGGCCGAGCTGCTGAGTCCGTCGCTGTTCGCGGAAGACCGGGTGATCGTGCTGGAGGCTGCCGCGGAGGCGGGCAAGGACGCGGTCGCCGTCGTCACCGTGGCCGTCACCGATCCGCCGGAGGGCGTGGTCCTGGTGGTGCTGCATTCCGGCGGCGGCCGGGCCAAGGCCCTCGCGGGCGATCTGCAGAAGCGCGGCGCGGAGGTCCACCCCTGCGCCAAGCTGACCAAGGCCGGCGAGCGAGTCGAGTTCGTGCGCAACGAGTTCCGCGCCGCCGGGGTGCGCGCCTCGGGCGAGGTGGTGCAGGCCGTCCTGGAGGCGGTGGGTTCCGATCTGCGGGAGCTGGCCGCCGCCTGTTCCCAGCTCGCCGCCGATACCGGTGGCAAGGTCGACGCCGCCGCCGTGCGCCGCTACTACTCCGGCAAGGCCGAGGTCTCCGGATTCGATGTCGCCGAATACGCCGTCGCGGGCGACCGTCCCGCCGCCATGGAGGCGCTGCGCTGGGCCATCGACCGCGGTGTGCCCGCGGTGCTGCTCGCCGACGCGCTGGCCGATTCGGTACACACCATCGCCCGGGTCGGTTCGGCCGGCCGCGGCGACCCGTTCCAGCTCGCCTCGCAGCTCGGTATGCCGCCCTGGAAGGTGAAGAAGGCCCAGGGCCAGGCCCGCGGCTGGACCGCGGCCACCATCGGTTCCGCCCTCCAGGTCGTCGCGACGCTCAACGGCGATGTCAAGGGCGGCGCCGCCGATTCGGACTACGCCCTCGAACATGCGCTCACCCGCATCCTGGACCTGCACGGCGCCGGCTGAACCGCCACGCGCGGCACCGGCGATTCAGCCCTGGTTGTGCCGGATGATCTCGTCGATCAGCGCGCTGCCCGGGAAATCCGCCATCAGCAGTCCGGCGGTCTTCCCCGGCTCGGCACGCAGGCGGTCCAGCGTGCGCGGATTCTCGTCGTGCGCGTAGCGCTCGGGCACCCGGGCCGGATCGGGCACGCCGCTGGCGGAGAGGAAGTTCAGGTAGAGGGTGTGCGGATCCCCGGCCGCCGCCTTGTCCAGCTGCGCGGTGATCGCGGCCCATTTGGCGTCCACCGACGGATCGTGCCAATCGTCCTGGATATCGAGCGGCAGGCCGCGACCGTCACCGCCCGCGATGTTGTCGAACTGGGTGAGCACGATCCGGCCGCGCACCTCACCCAGCGCCGGCAGGGCGGCCCGCCCGGTCACCGAAGGTTGCCAGACCCGCGGATGCGCGGTCAGATACCGATCGATCAGGGCCAGGTCCGGCGGCACCCGCCCGGCATCGTCGCAGGTGAAAGGCTTACCGGTGTTGTCACATTCGGCCTTCACCCGCATCAGCACGGTCTCGCGGGGATGGTCGGCGAGGAACTGGTCGGCGACGGTGAGCACATCGTCGAGATGCGCCTGCTGATAGAAGGAGCCGTGCTGCAGCGCAAGACCGTCGTTCTCGTCGCGGCGGACCCGGATGTCGAGCGCGCGGATCCCCGCGTCGAACTGCGCGCGCAGGCTGCGGCGCGATACGCAGGCCGAGTCGCCGGATCCGCAGCCGGTCGTGACGCTCTGCTGCGTGACCACCGCGGGCCCGGCCTTGTCCCCGTGGAAGGCCATGGTGTCGTGGGTGCCGGGTACGGAGAGGCGACCGAGGGTGAGTCCGTCCGGCAGCCCGCCCAGCCAATCCGGATGGTGTGCGGCGCCGAGGCTGCGGTAGGCATCGTTCGCATCCGGCCGCCCGGTCGGCGTTCCCGCGCCCTGGGCGGCTGTCACCGCCCCTTGCACCTGTGAGACGGCCGTCGTCGGGTGCTGCGCCACCCCGCCGCAGCCGGCCGATACCATCCCCGCCGCGAGCACCGCGACAGCGCTCCGGATACCGATAACCCCATTCATCCGACCACCGTAACCCGGCGCGGACGGCAAAAGCCGCCGCGGTCGCTCGACGTCACGAGCCCTCTGCCACGGCGGCCATATGGAACGAATGCGACCCGCAGGTCGCGCGGCGATCAGCCCAGCTTGTTGTAGGCCAGCGACATGGCCGACTTCTTGTTGGCGGCCTGGTTGGCGTGGATGACGCCCTTGGACGCGGCCTTGTCGAGGCTGCGGCTGGCCGACACCAGCAGGTCCTGGGCCTTGTCCTTCTCACCGGCGGCCGCGGCCTCGCGGAACTTGCGGATGGACG
This DNA window, taken from Nocardia sp. BMG111209, encodes the following:
- a CDS encoding FadR/GntR family transcriptional regulator, which produces MAELGRGRAGGVADTLGGEIAAEVFRPGQVLLTDQLAERFAVSRTVIREAVQVLQAKRLLRSSPRIGLTVRPVVEWHLFDPDVIRWRLAGPARTALLDELTELRGAVEPAAAAAAARRIDPDARAALLAESARMRAAAMTGDHAAFVDSDVRFHGLLLEMSGNPLFAQLGPVTGELLRGRAALQLLPAVPDPADATRHDAVAVAIATGDPDAAEAAMRLVVRESLDDIHRRLGTTP
- a CDS encoding gluconokinase, with the translated sequence MPGHPPSPPILLVMGVSGSGKTTIGSLLAGRLGWEYAEADGFHPPANVEKMAAGHPLTDEDRWPWLAAIGAWIDRTSAAGRAGVVTCSALKRSYRDLLRDGRPQVRLIYLDADPETVARRLTARHGHFFPPDLLASQFTDLETPTDDENPVRIPIDEEPTVIVDALIAAEHLERVAAAHERDERPAPNSLQA
- a CDS encoding phosphatidylinositol-specific phospholipase C, which produces MTAAQGAGTPTGRPDANDAYRSLGAAHHPDWLGGLPDGLTLGRLSVPGTHDTMAFHGDKAGPAVVTQQSVTTGCGSGDSACVSRRSLRAQFDAGIRALDIRVRRDENDGLALQHGSFYQQAHLDDVLTVADQFLADHPRETVLMRVKAECDNTGKPFTCDDAGRVPPDLALIDRYLTAHPRVWQPSVTGRAALPALGEVRGRIVLTQFDNIAGGDGRGLPLDIQDDWHDPSVDAKWAAITAQLDKAAAGDPHTLYLNFLSASGVPDPARVPERYAHDENPRTLDRLRAEPGKTAGLLMADFPGSALIDEIIRHNQG
- a CDS encoding aquaporin; this encodes MSPTAQEVVEEDVERHAVPLRRKLLAEGIGTFVLVFGGVGAWVLEGSHRIGSLGVAVAFGFTLLFLMYTIGPISGCHVNPAVTLGHLLLGRINRADAGFYVLAQLIGGFLSGAVIYAVAKNLPSYDRSRDGLGANGWGGHSPAKSVVDGPLGNVTTNGYGLAATITVEIILTAVLVFVVLASTDQLSDVPLAGLSIGTAYAVVTLVALPIDGTSVNPVRSLAVAPYQDGAMGQVWAFILFPLLGGLLGALIYSLLFGRARNMAT
- a CDS encoding GntP family permease gives rise to the protein MLTTVAEAAAKSSSWTGHDTRLIVVALAGIALVVLLSAAAKIHPFLALLIGALFVGVAGGISADKLLKSLTTGVGGVLGNVGVIVALGAMLGKLLVDSGGADRLVGAIVDRVGERRAPWAMVLAAMVIGIPMFFEVGLVLMIPIVYLVWRRVGGSILRVGIPALAGLSILHGLIPPHPGPLVAISALKADLGTTLLLGVIVAIPTAIIAGPVYGSFISRRVQPTPPEQLATQYSAAEREDGRPAPSVLTTLSVILLPVAIMLVKTVIDLVVTDPKAEVHRVMDFIGDPITAMIIGVIWAMIAFRFGRSRSGEIMGAALAPIAGILLIIGAGGGFKQMLVDTGIADSIGKAANHSHLSLLLLAWLIAVAIRLATGSATVATVTASGIIAPILLTSNHTSAALVALAVGSGSLFLSHVNDAGFWLVKEFFGMDVKETFASWSAMETILSCVSIVVILILGTFVH
- the holA gene encoding DNA polymerase III subunit delta: MTERPAPVHLVLGEEELLIERAIAAIVAQARAVSPDPGALPVDRLRAGDASTAELAELLSPSLFAEDRVIVLEAAAEAGKDAVAVVTVAVTDPPEGVVLVVLHSGGGRAKALAGDLQKRGAEVHPCAKLTKAGERVEFVRNEFRAAGVRASGEVVQAVLEAVGSDLRELAAACSQLAADTGGKVDAAAVRRYYSGKAEVSGFDVAEYAVAGDRPAAMEALRWAIDRGVPAVLLADALADSVHTIARVGSAGRGDPFQLASQLGMPPWKVKKAQGQARGWTAATIGSALQVVATLNGDVKGGAADSDYALEHALTRILDLHGAG
- the rpsT gene encoding 30S ribosomal protein S20, with amino-acid sequence MANIKSQLKRIRTNEAARQRNQSVKSALRTSIRKFREAAAAGEKDKAQDLLVSASRSLDKAASKGVIHANQAANKKSAMSLAYNKLG